In Quercus robur chromosome 11, dhQueRobu3.1, whole genome shotgun sequence, the sequence gttgatgcaatcCAACTTTTCAAACTGATGTCCAACCAAAGCGTCATCATCTATAATGCCATGATTGCTGGATTCCTCCAAGGTGATACCATTAGTGATGAATATGCAAATGAAGCTTTCGATCTTTTCTCTAAGATGcaaaagaatggaatgaaacCCTCAAAGTTTACGTTCTCAAGCATGCTTAAAGCTTGTAATGCTGTTGAAGCATTTGATTATGGAATGCAAATTCATGCTCAAATTTGCAAGTGGAACCTTCAATCTGATGAGTTCATTGGAAGCGCACTTATTGATTTGTACTTTTTGTCAGGTTCAGTTGAGGATGGGGTTAAATGTTTTGCTTTAACTCCTAAGCTAGATATTGTCTTATGGACATCCATCATCTCAGGTTATGTTCAAAATGGGCATTTTGGACGTGCATTGGCTTTGTTCTATGAACTTCTCTCATCTGGAAGGAAACCTGATGAGTTCATAATATCAAGTATGTTGGGTGCTTGTTCTAATTTGGCGTCACCAAGATCTGGACAGCAGATTCAGGGATATGCAATAAAAACTGGTATTGGCAAATTTACCATTAttcaaaattcacaaatttGCATGTATGCAAAGTCTGGAGACATTGATTCCACTCATCTGACCTTTGAAGAGATGGACAATCCAGATGTGGTGTCCTGGTCCGTGATGATCAGTAGCAATGCACAACATGGGTGTGCAAGAAAAGCACTGAGACTTTTTGAGTTGATGAAGGGTTATGGAATTGCACCCAACCACATTACGTTCCTTGGAGTGCTAACAGCCTGTAGTCATGGAGGTCTTGTTAAGGAAGGACTACGGTATGTTAATAAAGCCTTTTTACATTTCATAactatttgtgatttttttcttttttttttttttttttttggggggtgggggggggggggggggggtgggggtgagGGGTTATCCTTCAtcatcagatttttttttggccatGGGTTGTTTTCCTGAAACTAGGACTTGATGAAGAAAGTAATGAATTGAATCTGATTGGTGCATAAGGTTAAGTTCTATATAAGGGAGAAGAAAATGCAGATgtactccttttttttattttttattattcaaagtTGATAATAATTTAGATTGAATATGAAGTTTATTTGTGATACTGTGAATTAATTGCTTCTCCCTCCCCCCCCTTGGAACTACCAAGCTAGGTTATACACCCTAAAGTAGAACTTAATCTACGAagtttataaatagtttttttttaagaaaaaaaattataaatagttgTGTGCACATTTCTTGGGTTTTTAACTTGTATAAACTATGTCATATCACTATCCTTGTCCATGGCAGATACTTTGAAAGCATGAAGAAAGATTACTGCATGACAGTTAATGTAAGGCACTGTGCCTGCATTGTTGACCTCTTGGGTCGCGCTGGAAAGTTAGTTGATGCTGAAAATTTCATTCTGAACTCAGGATTTGAGAAAGATCCAGTGATGTGGCGAGCCTTACTGAGTGCTTGCAGGGTTTACAAGGACACTGTCACAGGAAAACATGTTGCAGAGAGAGTAATTGAGCTTGAACCTCAGGGATCTGCATCTTATGTGCTTCTTTACAACATCTACAATGATGCCAGGATAAATTTGCCTGCAACAAAAATTAGGGAATTGATGAATAATCGAGGAGTTAAGAAGGAACCTGGTCTAAGTTGGATCGAGGTAGGGAACGAAGTTCATTGCTTTGTGGTGGGTGATCGTTCTCACCCAATGAGTCAAGTGATATATGCACGCTTAGAAGAGATGATGAAGAGGATGGAGAAATTAGGTTATATAGAAGAGAGGCCTATTTCTAGTATCTCTGAACCCAAACTCAAAACCAGCACAGTGATGAACTACCACAGTGAAAAGTTAGCTGTGACTTATGGGATTCTCTGTCTGCCAGCATCAGCACCAGTGAGGGTGATGAAGAACTTGAGAGTCTGTCAAGATTGTCATACAATGATGAAGTTTTTGTCAAgagtagaaaagagagagataattCTTAGAGATTCAATTCGTTTCCATCATTTTAGAGAAGGTACTTGTTCTTGTGGAGATTACTGGTAGTTTCAAATTCAATAGAAGCAAATTTTTGGGTTAGTGATAGTAGAAATGAGTGAATATTCTGGCCACAAATGTTGAGTCATATGAGTGAAGATTTTGCTTTAGTACTAGAATCtatctttttttaaatagcaatattataaacaataaattttacaatttttttacaagttGATGGGAACAAAGAACCCACCACACaggttgtaaaataattttgtatatagaTTTACGCTTCTCAAGAATTCTGAAAAAGTATTGATAAGGcaacaataatataattttcttgatttggtttccattgaaattttttctaaatttgCACGTTATCACCTTTACTTTACATGCatgcatttgatttttttattgtgaatgCATATGTGAACACACTCCATAATGAGAATATAGATTACTGCTAGTCCCTTTTTTCAGATGCGATgaaatgaaattcaatttattacGAATGCTTGATTGCTTTATTGTCAAGTCAAGTCAAGACACTAAttgagtattttaaaaaaaaattatttttgtgttttaggcAGGATTTGAATCTCTTATTTTATGACAAAAACTTTACAATATTTTGGGATGTGCTTATTTGCTTAAGTTTATTTGAGTTTCTAGtttctttttggtattattcataagTCTTATTAAACTATTCAGCTAacttctaactttttttttttttttttaattactttcaacaaaaaatttttagtttcaaataatAACTGTTTTTACACAAATCCTTAAATTCCATATAACTCACATAGAGGTTGATTTAACCATATGtccatcaatattttttttttgggcaaagtagagataaaatttattgaagaaagagaaggaaCCTAGGGGGACCTACTTAAAAGAGGGTGGGGAGATGATATCGGGTCCATAGGAGTTACAAAAGGCGCAGCCCAGGCTGCAAGCCTGCACCAGGATGGGCAAGAGAATTTGAGTTTCTAGAAGTGGTGTACTTATGTAGAGTATTAACTTTTTCTAAAAGTGTACTTATGTAGAGTATtaactttttctaaaaatatatatatatatatatataaaatgaaaagagagagagaagaaaatgtaagaGTACTAACTATGGACTtctttagagcattcacagtagTGGAGGCATATTGCTATATTGCTAAAATTTAACTCCACAGACACAAAAGTCACGCTGCAGCAGTAGAGGCATAAGTAAAAATTTTAGATGTTCAGTtgcagtgcacatctatagatggATGTACATTGTAGCTgagagcaaaacaaaaaaaaaaaaaagaattttttatttggctggttaataaaataataaaaagtctctctcatctctcatctctctcaatcactctctcatctctctctctcttagtcaCTCTCTCAAAACTCTCTCAAGCAAACTTCTCTTCCACTGCCGATCGcctcatctcatctcatctcacGCTGCCTCACGCCTCACGcctcatctcatctcatctcacACCGTCGATCGCTTGCTCATCAAGTTGCCGGTCTGAAGCTCATCCAAGCCGCCGGTCTGAAACCCATGGAGCTCGCCGACCCATTCCTTTTGCCGACCCAGCTCGCCGatgttgtgtttgtttgtgattggtgattttttattttgtttgtgattggtgattttgtttggtctAGGTTGGGGAAAAAGATTGAAGATTtgagtgtgttttttttttttttttttttttttttttttttttttttttttttttttttctgctgtggactggtggtggtggtggtggctatgGCTGATGGTAGaagtggttgtggttggtgctgTGGAAGTTTTTTGgtagtgggatatattattttattgtagtggttatattattttattgtgttgaaagctaaaatagatccactgctgtagtatgtgtgtaggtaaaatagataaagtaacttttggtggagctaaattgctaTATTTTTAGTTCCACTACTATGAATGCTCTAAGGAGTGGACTAAGAGGTTTTACACTTATAAAATCCTCATCTATATTTTCCATTCTCCATAATTACTTagagaagtaaaaaatatagagtTGGAAACAATTTAGAATGCCTTCATATATCCACATCAATTGGGTTGTATATTTTTAGACTTTCACAATTTTGGATTGTATATTCATAAATAATGGGAGCATACTGCATCGATACAAGATATCCATACCACAAgcatgtctatatatatatatatatcctcctTGCATAATGGAGCCGAATGAAAAACTCATCCTAGAGTCTTTTatccagaagaagaagaagaataagaagaattTGGTGATAAAATTGCCGGTGGCCTCATGACCATCAATTATGGAGGGGCCCTCATTAGaactttaaattcaaaaaagtgtttttttttttttcaaagctcGTTTATTGCTTCTAGAAGGACCACAGTTATTGGATGCCAGtgattaacattttttttttttttttcaatacacACATAGTGGGatgagtattttttttgttaaagctCGGTCTGTCTTATTTCAACTCTCATTGCTATCTGATGCAGGTCATAGTGGAAACATGGTTGAATATATTTACCATTTGTTTTTCACTGACTAAAAAAATAAGGGTCTTTCATTTCTCGGGGGTTTAATACTCAGAACATGGCATTGAAGTCCACATCCTGTTCGTCTCTCATGCCTAACAAGGAATGTAATAGAACTTAATAAACAAACAAGACACAGAATAGAATCCAAAGAAAAGTAATAGAAATAAATAAGAGCAATAATGAACcttccacacccccccccccccccccccccaaaaaaaaaaaagaaaaagaaaaagaaaaaaaagaaggcaatAATGAGCATGCTACTTATATGGGTAATTGGAAGAGTAATGTTACgtacataaattattttacaatatttttataaattgctgatgtgacaaattcttactaattttaattggACCTATCATTAACATTACATTTTTACTTATAATaactatttggaaaatattaaagccacatcagtagtttgtaaaaatgttgtaaaatagtttgtatctgtAACATTACTTTAATTGAAAACACTAGGTTGCAGGGGGAAGAGCTAACAAATATTGGGTCTCGCTTACCtccatacttttttttaattgaaattttcttttattttaataagagaCTCTTACTTGCACTtatcattatatatttaaaataaaatgacatatttagtttaaaaattacGAAAGAAAGCTAAACCCAAAATCCATAGAACTTTATTAAAACCGGCCATCATTGCTACATAATTAACAAAGTTGTCTTcattaaagataaataaatgTAGTCAATCACAGATACAGTCCctagcagagagagagagagagagagagagagagagagagagagagagagagatatttatttatttatttttcctttctattattgttttgtttttgtttttccaatgAATAGGTAGAATAGGAGGTGTGTCTCCGGTCTCTTCTTTCCAATCTAAGATATCATAAAGAATGCCGACACCATTAAGCTGTCACTCCACCTCATTTTGGTTTTCGTTAATGAATGACccaaaggttttttttaatgaaatgacCCAAAGAGTAAAGACATAAGTTAAAGTGTTCTTAATactctccttttattttttttcttttttctttttttgaaaattcttgtTCTTAATACTCTATTATTAAATTAAGGTGAATCTAATATTTCATTAAAccatattttaagaaaatattgtcaaattaaaaaaacaccacaaatcaataaattattaacatgaacaaaaatgttttaataCTGTGCATTTTAATTCATGGGTAAGTACAAAAATGTGTTGTGCTTTGGACACTTAATAAGAACTCATTTAATAGAAGTTGACAGAAAGATTTATATTGTACAATCCTAAATTAATTAGAGTTGAAATGAATAAATAGAAGTTACAAGATTAAATTAAATGTTGAATAGAGTCAAAAGATATAATTTGTGGCATTCGATTTTAATCTATAATTCTATATACTTGTGGCACTCCTTAATTACTGCTTAATATTGTCCCCATAATGATCACATGATGACCATGTTGACAAAAATCGAAAcacataaaagaacaaaaaaagtttatttaagTTCCTTtatgatttataaaaaaaaaaaaaaaaaaaatcaccaatctCATAATGTTCTCATGATGATCATGATATTGAACCTATTTTGTAGGATgcccataaaatttttaaaaccaaaaaaaaaaaaaaaaaaccaacataaCAAGctaacacaaaaacaagaaaaacattaaaaaaaaaaaaaaaatttatcaaagaaCCCATTTCatacaatgagagagagagaaagagaaagagaaaaatatgcTATAACACTTGTGAAGATTCACCATGTTTATGTCCATGTTGTTTATTTTCATgagcttcttcttctacttcttcatcttcgtcttcttcgtcttcttcttccttaATCTCTTGAGGGTTCTCCACCGGCAAAGGCTGATCAGAAATATCTGGAGGTGGCTGACGTGGCGGCGGAGGAGGGTCGACTCTGCCGTCGAGGCAAGACGAGCATTTGGTCTCAACCCAGCTCTCGAAGTCGTACTGTCCATGACCCATGATACGCCGACCCGAGCAGAGCCGTCCGATCATCCCAGCTATCACTCCAAGAATAGTGATCACTGCAAGAACAGCTATAACCGGACCTACCGACCCGTGACCCGAATGAGCTTTGTAGGCTTGCTGGGTCACAGCCTCTGGAGATGGAGGTGgcagttgttgttgttgttggtctATTGGATTTGGAgttgtagtagtagtagtagtagtagacaTGTGAGTTTTGACTGTGGCTttacaagaaagaaagagaaaagacagagtcttttttgggtttttgagagGTTTAAGGGGCTTGAGAGATTGATAGAGATGAGAGACAATGAAAAACTAGAAGTGGGTTTGTTTGGAAATCATGTATTCTATTAGAttctgaagaagaaaaaaaatttcaggctTTTGTGTATGTGTTCAAGTACTGTtcatagaaagagagaaaaaagtggaAGAGATTGTATTCGGTGTTCAAAAGGTTTAAACtttagaacaaaaaataaacaatagatGGGtgtttcttttctaatttttttaccCTTAAAGATAATTGATTATTGTGGTAAaaattttttggagagagagagaggggaattGAGAATGATTTGAGGGAAAACCTTTTTCAAAGCGGTGGGATGGGAGAGTAGTTTTTCTCAGGACCTTTTCTGCTACTGCAAGAAATTATGAGAAACCACTTTGACAGTTTACAACTTTCTACGTAGTATAAAAATAGGAATAGGAATGACAAAGATGTACCAAGGTCCCATGCCTATGAAACCTTGTAAGTAATAACtcagggagagagagagagtacttgAAGTTTCAGctgctttatttttatttagaaatatttgCTGCTCATGATGATATGATTTCCTATTCTTTATCTAATTTTTGATACACTGATCagcataatttattttttggttagtaAAAATGAGCAATgctaatttatttttggtaaattagATGATCAAGATCGAGATTTTTCTACGTATACTTACCAACAtttgcaatatatataaatatgaatttcGATAATCCCCAAAATATTCCTGCTA encodes:
- the LOC126705036 gene encoding uncharacterized protein LOC126705036, which encodes MSTTTTTTTTPNPIDQQQQQLPPPSPEAVTQQAYKAHSGHGSVGPVIAVLAVITILGVIAGMIGRLCSGRRIMGHGQYDFESWVETKCSSCLDGRVDPPPPPRQPPPDISDQPLPA
- the LOC126705734 gene encoding pentatricopeptide repeat-containing protein At3g13880-like isoform X1, with translation MFLQETKPTKPNFLPHSTEFPGLIQPRIRSTILPPTLALPNPPQHAQPCRQNFSLDSVAYTKLVQFSTKSGSLIYGKAAHGHMIKTAFRSCLFLLNNLLHMYCECGEINSARQMFDRMPKHNVISYNSLLSGYSQMGLFVNAMEVFNEARVFGLKLDKFTYAGALNLCGQTGDLLLGKLIHGLVIVSGLGDKVFLTNSLIDMYSKCGQVNRAALLFECSNDLDEVSWNSLIAGYVRVGANEKMVKLVGKMHRSGMKLNTYALGSVLKACCTNFKDSNQHGKALHAFSVKLGLDLDDVVATALLDMYAKTGDLVDAIQLFKLMSNQSVIIYNAMIAGFLQGDTISDEYANEAFDLFSKMQKNGMKPSKFTFSSMLKACNAVEAFDYGMQIHAQICKWNLQSDEFIGSALIDLYFLSGSVEDGVKCFALTPKLDIVLWTSIISGYVQNGHFGRALALFYELLSSGRKPDEFIISSMLGACSNLASPRSGQQIQGYAIKTGIGKFTIIQNSQICMYAKSGDIDSTHLTFEEMDNPDVVSWSVMISSNAQHGCARKALRLFELMKGYGIAPNHITFLGVLTACSHGGLVKEGLRYFESMKKDYCMTVNVRHCACIVDLLGRAGKLVDAENFILNSGFEKDPVMWRALLSACRVYKDTVTGKHVAERVIELEPQGSASYVLLYNIYNDARINLPATKIRELMNNRGVKKEPGLSWIEVGNEVHCFVVGDRSHPMSQVIYARLEEMMKRMEKLGYIEERPISSISEPKLKTSTVMNYHSEKLAVTYGILCLPASAPVRVMKNLRVCQDCHTMMKFLSRVEKREIILRDSIRFHHFREGTCSCGDYW
- the LOC126705734 gene encoding pentatricopeptide repeat-containing protein At3g13880-like isoform X2; protein product: MFLQETKPTKPNFLPHSTEFPGLIQPRIRSTILPPTLALPNPPQHAQPCRQNFSLDSVAYTKLVQFSTKSGSLIYGKAAHGHMIKTAFRSCLFLLNNLLHMYCECGEINSARQMFDRMPKHNVISYNSLLSGYSQMGLFVNAMEVFNEARVFGLKLDKFTYAGALNLCGQTGDLLLGKLIHGLVIVSGLGDKVFLTNSLIDMYSKCGQVNRAALLFECSNDLDEVSWNSLIAGYVRVGANEKMVKLVGKMHRSGMKLNTYALGSVLKACCTNFKDSNQHGKALHAFSVKLGLDLDDVVATALLDMYAKTGDLVDAIQLFKLMSNQSVIIYNAMIAGFLQGSVEDGVKCFALTPKLDIVLWTSIISGYVQNGHFGRALALFYELLSSGRKPDEFIISSMLGACSNLASPRSGQQIQGYAIKTGIGKFTIIQNSQICMYAKSGDIDSTHLTFEEMDNPDVVSWSVMISSNAQHGCARKALRLFELMKGYGIAPNHITFLGVLTACSHGGLVKEGLRYFESMKKDYCMTVNVRHCACIVDLLGRAGKLVDAENFILNSGFEKDPVMWRALLSACRVYKDTVTGKHVAERVIELEPQGSASYVLLYNIYNDARINLPATKIRELMNNRGVKKEPGLSWIEVGNEVHCFVVGDRSHPMSQVIYARLEEMMKRMEKLGYIEERPISSISEPKLKTSTVMNYHSEKLAVTYGILCLPASAPVRVMKNLRVCQDCHTMMKFLSRVEKREIILRDSIRFHHFREGTCSCGDYW